The stretch of DNA TCGCGGTTGCCATCATCTATTACTTCGTCTGGGCCCGCCATAATATCAATACAGACGCCCCGGAAGAGCAATTTTCCAACGTCGGCGATCTTGAGATTCCAGTCGTGACGGGACCGGAGCTTGAAGAGGAAATCGTCCGATGAATTTCTGGGACCAAGATGTGGACACTGTCCTATTTGATAAAGATGGCACATTGATCGATTTTCCTTCCATCTGGATTCCTTGGGTGGAGGATGCAGTCCGCTATTTGCGTGAAAGGATCGCCGGAATTGATATATCGCCTGCTGAAGCGAAGCAGGCGATCGGAGTGGACGTCACGGACGGGAGTGTCGATCCGAGAAGCCCGTTGGCGATTGCGTCCATCGAGGAGAGCATCACCATCTTAGCATTCTTGCTTTATCAAAAGGGGCTGTCTTGGGACTCGGCAGTCATTTATGCAAGAGAGTGCATTGCCTATGCCGATAAAAGACAGAATGATTCGACGAGTCTTCAGGCAGTGGAGCGAATATCCGATCTGCTCGGCGAGATGAAAAAAAGAGGGATGCGGCTCGGGGTGCTGACAGCTGATGACACGGACAAGGCGAGGAAACAGCTGGAGGAGCTTCAGTTGGGGAGTTATTTCGATTTCGTGATCGGCAGCGACTTGGTTGAGAGAGGAAAGCCTTTTCCGGACATGGCGTACTTGGCCCGCGACCGCTATGGGGTTGATTTGCAAAGGGCTGCCATGATCGGGGACACGAATGCGGATATCCAATTGGGCAAACGGGCAGGTGTTAAGCTGACAATAGGCATTGCGAGTTACACGAAAGGAAAAACAGGACACCTACAAGATGCGGATTATAAGATCTGCAATTATGGCGAGCTGTTCGGAAAAGAGTAAGGAGGCGACAAGATGAATCCTGAATTAATAGAACAAATTACAAAGATGGTACTGGAAAGAATGGGAGGGGCCGGAACGGGCCCGATCACGTCACTGACCGATGCGGAATTAAGACGATGGAGCGAAATTAGTGCTTCCATGCAACGGACGAATGTCGGCATGTCCGACAATGGAATGCGTCCTTTACATGCGCAAGAGATCGAGAGATGGAATGCCATTACGAAACGATTCAGCAATCTGGCTGCGCAATCCATGGAGCCGGCAGGGCAAGTGAAGTTCCATTCACACACTTAACACTCACAGGACAAGCGGGAAGGAGTGTTTCCTATCAACGCAGTAGAAGAGATGGAGAAAGCGGTTCAACAGGTCAAGGCGGCTCAGGAAAAATTCAGCACATTCAACCAGAAGCAGATTGACGCAATCGTGAAGCATATCGCGGAAACGGCCTTCGCGCAAGCCGAGACACTCGCCAGGATGGCCGTCGAAGAAACGGGCATGGGCGTCGTGGAACATAAAAAAATTAAGAACGAGCTTGGCTCGATGGGCGTTTATGAATCGATCAAAGATGAGAAGACGGTAGGCGTCATCCATAAGGATCATCGTTTGAAAATGACGGAAGTGGCCTATCCATTCGGAGTCATTGCAGCCATTTGCCCGACGACGAATCCGACGTCGACCGCTATTTTCAAGACGTTGATCGCCTTGAAGGCGCAAAACGGCATCGTCGTCAGTCCGCATCCGACAGCGAAACGGTGCACGGTCGAAGCCTTGAAAATCTGTGCGCAGGCGGCAGTGGAGGCAGGGGCGCCGGATGGATTGATCGGCTGGATCACGGATCCGTCGATGGAAGCGACGACACGACTGATGCAACACCCGGATGTCGAGTTGATACTTGCGACGGGGGGCAGCGGACTGGTCAAGGCGGCGTACAGTTCCGGGAAGCCTGCCTACGGAGTGGGGCCGGGCAATGGCCCGGTCTACATCGAGAAATCAGCGAATGTGAAAAAAGCGGCACAGCTGATTGTGGATAGCAAGACGTTTGATAACGGGACGCTCTGTTCGACGGAGCAATCGATTGTCGTCCATAGGAATATTAAGGAAATGACGATGCGGGAACTGCGCAACAACGGAGCCTATTTCCTGAATGAAGAAGAAAAGATGAAATTAGGAAATGTCATCGCCCCGACGGAAGGACAATTGAACGCCAAAATTGTCGGTCGGTCGGCGGAGACAATCGCTGAAATGGCGGGTATTGAAGTTCCGGTCGGGACCCGGGTTTTGATTGCCGAAGAAGATCGGATCGGGAAAGATGTACCGTTCTCATTGGAAAAATTGGCTCCGATCTTTCCGCTGTACACGGCGGACAGCGATGAGGAAGCACTTCGTATTTGCGAAGGGCTGTTGAACTTCATTGGACGCGGCCATAGCTGCTCCATCCATACGACGGATGAAGAAGCGGCACAACGGTACGGGCTCGCAATGCCGGTTTCCCGGGTGATGGTGAACACGATGGCTTCGATCGGGGCGGCGGGCGCGACGACGGGACTCATGCCTTCGCTGACGCTGGGATGCGGTTCGTACGGAGGGAATATTTCGTCGGATAATATTACAGCGCGTCATTTATTCAACACAAAGAGGATTGCGTCAGGGATTAAAGAAGTGACTCTACCGAAGCCATCGCCGCGCCGGTATGAGCCGGTCGAAAAGCTGGTACAGCAAGGAGTTGAACCGGATATCGAGGCGATTATCGATCAGGTGATGCGGGAAGTTCAAGGGAACTGTAAGTCGATGGACTTGGAAGATGTTTCGACCACAGTCCGGCAAATCGTACAACGACAACAAATGAGCAAGACAATAAGGAGGAATTCAAATGGCAGAGATTAACGGCGCACTCGGAATGATTGAAACAAAAGGATTGGTGGCAGCGTTGGAAGCGGCAGATGCGATGGTCAAGGCGGCGAATGTGCAAATTATCGGGAAAACGCATGTCGGGGGTGGCATCGTGACGGTCCTCGTGACGGGGGACGTCGGCGCAGTCAAAGCGGCTACGGACTCGGGAAGCGCCGCAGCGCAGCGAGTAGGTGAATTATTATCTGTCCACGTCATCCCGCGCCCGCATAACGAACTGATCGGCATTCTGCCACGGGCGAATGGATAACAATCAGAT from Bacillus sp. OxB-1 encodes:
- a CDS encoding BMC domain-containing protein, whose product is MAEINGALGMIETKGLVAALEAADAMVKAANVQIIGKTHVGGGIVTVLVTGDVGAVKAATDSGSAAAQRVGELLSVHVIPRPHNELIGILPRANG
- a CDS encoding aldehyde dehydrogenase family protein; this translates as MEKAVQQVKAAQEKFSTFNQKQIDAIVKHIAETAFAQAETLARMAVEETGMGVVEHKKIKNELGSMGVYESIKDEKTVGVIHKDHRLKMTEVAYPFGVIAAICPTTNPTSTAIFKTLIALKAQNGIVVSPHPTAKRCTVEALKICAQAAVEAGAPDGLIGWITDPSMEATTRLMQHPDVELILATGGSGLVKAAYSSGKPAYGVGPGNGPVYIEKSANVKKAAQLIVDSKTFDNGTLCSTEQSIVVHRNIKEMTMRELRNNGAYFLNEEEKMKLGNVIAPTEGQLNAKIVGRSAETIAEMAGIEVPVGTRVLIAEEDRIGKDVPFSLEKLAPIFPLYTADSDEEALRICEGLLNFIGRGHSCSIHTTDEEAAQRYGLAMPVSRVMVNTMASIGAAGATTGLMPSLTLGCGSYGGNISSDNITARHLFNTKRIASGIKEVTLPKPSPRRYEPVEKLVQQGVEPDIEAIIDQVMREVQGNCKSMDLEDVSTTVRQIVQRQQMSKTIRRNSNGRD
- a CDS encoding HAD family hydrolase, translating into MNFWDQDVDTVLFDKDGTLIDFPSIWIPWVEDAVRYLRERIAGIDISPAEAKQAIGVDVTDGSVDPRSPLAIASIEESITILAFLLYQKGLSWDSAVIYARECIAYADKRQNDSTSLQAVERISDLLGEMKKRGMRLGVLTADDTDKARKQLEELQLGSYFDFVIGSDLVERGKPFPDMAYLARDRYGVDLQRAAMIGDTNADIQLGKRAGVKLTIGIASYTKGKTGHLQDADYKICNYGELFGKE